In the Vidua chalybeata isolate OUT-0048 chromosome 28, bVidCha1 merged haplotype, whole genome shotgun sequence genome, ggcgggcccggccgccgccgtGCGCCCCGTCGGGGGGGGCCGTgcccgcagcccggcccggcccggctcctcCCGAGGAGGCGGCGCCGTCCCGGGGCCGCGCTCGGCTccgcagccccgcggggccgcccggCTCGGCCGCCCCGGTGAGTGCGCGGGGGTGCGGGGGGCACGGGGGAGTGGGGGGCGCCGGCTGCGGCTGTCGGGGGTGTCCGTCCGtcgggggtcccggtgcccggGGGTGGAGAGGGATGCGCGGGCAAGTCCCGCCACTGTTTCCCCAAGTCCCCACGTCCCCGGATCCTCGCGAGTGCCaagtccctgtgtccccacgtCCCCGCGCCTCCTGGCATCGCCCGTCCCCGCCGCTCGCCCCGCGGGTGCCAGGCGGCACCGCCAGTCGCCGCGGGCACAAAGACATCGCTGTGCGGCGGGGACAGAGCCGGGAGAGAGCGGGGACACAGGTGGGGTGCGGGGGGCcgaggaggggagcagggggtggAGAAGGGGAGCACGGACAGAGCCGGAGACAGGGATGGAGAAGGGGTGCAGGACACGAAGGGGTGGTGCAGGGACTGGAGAAggggtgcagggatggaggaggggtGCAGGAGAAGGGGACATAAGGGAGAGGTGGGGGACAGGGTCTAAAGAAGGGGTGCAGGGTCCGGAGAAGAGGTGCAGGGCTGGTGGGGAGTCTGGGGTGGGTGCCCAGCTGGGTATGGGGGTCCCCGGGCTGGCAGCCCTCACTGCCCAGGGATGCTGAGTGGGGCTGGGCatggggagggggtttggggtttcttccCGGCGCTGGAAGCCCAGCCCAGGAAATTCTTCCGGGCAGCCTCTCAAGCCCCTCTTTGTGCTCTTGGGATTTTTAACATTCCCGGCGGCTGAGGATGGGGTGCCCGGTGCCGGACGGGGTGCCCGGTTCCAGATGGgctgcccagctctcccaggctgtggtgggatgggtgggatgggatctggTGTGGATTTAGGGGATGCGGCTGCCTATTCCCACCCATCCCATCGGAGCCAAGGGCTGCGCCGCTCACCGGGGTGCCATGGGGACCCCGTGCCACCCCCGGGGGATCCTCAGCGTCCCTTACCGGTGTGGATTTGCTGTGGGATGAAGGTCTGGGGCTGCTGTCCTCGCTGGGTGTCGGATCCTGCTGTGGTGAGCAGCAGAACCCGTCCCTCGCTGCCACATCCTCCCCTCCAAACCCCACTGGCTCGGCTCTGCCAGGCCACAGCGCTGGCCTTGCTGCCAAGGCGTCACCGATTTCCTGCcttgctccagctcctgggaacGACCTTGGCTGTCTCAGCTGCACCGCCGGGTGCCTGGGACCCCCTGGCCCCGGGGGAGGAAGCCACCAGCCTTGGGGGACAAGAGGAAGCAGCGGTGGCTGGTGACACCCTGCGAGGACCTGGGTCCCCTCCCCGGAAGGAAAGCGCTGCCGGCGCTGGGGACCCTCAGGGTGCAGCGGGGACAGGGAGGCCCACGTTGTGTGGTCTGTGGGTAGGAGGAGGGGGGCTCCCCTCTGCCTCATCCCCTCGGCGCCCGGGATCGCTGACACCTCGCTCCTGCCCACCCAGAGCCGCCGCTGCCATGccggtgacagtgacactgcccggcccggccccgtGGGGCTTCCGCATCTCCGGCGGAAGAGATTTCGGGAAACCCATCACCGTCTCCAAGGTAGGAGCCCCCACGTGTCCCTCGGCCCGGGGAGGGCCGCCGGGGCTCCGGGCGGGCCGGGCTGCTCCGGGGAGCGGATCCTGTTTGCTGTCCTTGGGGGATCCTGCTCCGTGGGAACGGCCCACGGCGGGCGACGGCGGGCAGGGGGGGCTCCTGtggcccctgggctgggctgggctgtgccaaaTTTCCGGGCGTTGTTTCCAAGGCCGTGGTCCCCTCCTGGCAGAGGGTCTGGTGCTGTTCTGGCAGGGCCCTGGAGATTCCAGCGGGTGGGAGCATCCCAGCAGGGTGGGGTTCAGGGGTGGGGGCTGCACGGGGGATGCTGCACTGCACGGGGGGGGGTCACCGGCCAGTCACTCCCATGTCCCCTTCTCCACGGAGGTGACGGAGCACGGGAAGGCGGCCACGGGTGACCTGCGGCCGGGGGATGTCATTGTCACCATCAATGGGGAGAGCACGGCTGAGATGCTCAACGTGGAGGCGCAGAACAAGATCAAGCAGAgccccgggcagctccggcTGGAGGTGGagaggtgggtgctggggcagcccGGACACCTGGCCCTGGCTGCCAGCGGTGTCTGCACGCGGGCTGGGGTCCCCGGCCACGTGTGTGTCACTTGCTTCCCCACCCCCGGTGACTCTTGGGGCGGTGCCATCCCCGCGAGAGCCCGTCCCGGCTCTCTAATTAAGGAGTCGGGTGCTAACGAGGCCAAGGCAGCGCTGGCAGCCGTTACCTGGCCAACTGGTCCCAGTTGGGgacccagctgctgcctctctgcggctcccggggctgcagggaagggtCACACCGTGCTGTGTGCACAGCGGTTTTGGGCTCCTGGGGCAgatcccaaaccctgctgctctcctttgGCCCTCAGGTCCCCGGCGCCATCTCCCAGCCACACCAACGGGGACACCTCGCCGGAGAGGTTGGCCACGCGCTTCCAGGTGagccccgggcagcccccgcACACCCCGGCCCCCCAGCCAGCgctggtggcagctgctggtgtcaccctcccctccccaggacaCGCTGTGGATGCGGAGTGAGAGCCAAAGTGCCCTGAGAACTCTCGATCCCAGCCTGGCATCCCTCACCCACCcgcctggcagtgccaggtaaggctgcactgggctgtgtgtggggctgggggtgaggaGGGGTCTGGGGCGGGCCAGGGACCCCCCTGATGTCTCCAttctctcccccagctcacagCCCTTGGAGCAGGAGTTCACCTGTCCCAGCCTCTGCCAGGTGAGCAAggagctggggggctgcaggggccaGGCAGAGATGCTGGGGGGCCATTGGTACACCAAAACCCTTTGAACCCGAAAACCATCGCACTCTGAACCCCCAAACCATCCCCTTTTTAAGCCCCAAACCACCCTGCTTTTGAACCACCAAACCTTGCCCCTTTGCAATGCTAAACCTTCCCCCCTTGAGCCCCCAAACCACTTCACTCTGAGCCCCCAAACCACTCCCTCTGCACCCCCACGGCCACGTCACTGCCCAGCCCCGCTGTCCCTCCGGCTCCCCGTGGGTGCCGccggtgtcccctccccgccgcgCTGGCAGCacccgcggccccgcgggcaCCGCCGCACCTGCCCAGGGATGTTTTGCTCCTCTTGGCAGCGGCGCCAGCCTGGGGAGGCCAAACCAGTTTGGGAAggcccagccccgctcccgccaGCCCGGGGCACTGGGGTGTTGGCCGGGCAGGGACCCGCGGCCCGGCGCACCCCCGCCGCGGTGGGACAccgggaatgggatcgggatgCGCCGGCAGTGGGCTCGAGATGCCCGGGGGCTGGATGCTTCCTCCACCCCCGAGCTCAGTCCCAGGGTGCCCGCGGCTGCCCCATCCTCCCTGCGGGCAGCCGCTGGCTCCGGGCTTGGCgtctccctcctttcctccctccccgctttctctttttcttgtttttcaagCCCAAATTGGGAAGCGCCGCGGCCCCGAGCGCggcccttcccagctgcctttggccgcagccccggccgccCCTTGGCTCCTCCGGCCGCCcgctccctccttcctccccagctccttgTTTGCTTTGGTGCCGGCTCCGAAGggtccctccctgtccctcagggtccatccctgccccggagggtccctcccagctccgccacagggctggggacatgAGGATGCCGTGCCCGGAGCCCCCAGCCAAGCCCCCGTGCTCCAGGGGCGGTGAGGGGATGGCTGCCCTTGGATCCATCCCACTCCTCCTCGCATCCCAGGCCGGGCTGGCGCTGGATGCTGCCAGGGATGAGGCCAAGCCCCGGCTCCTCCCGTGCCTAATTTTAGCTCATCCTTCGTGACCCCACGGAGCCTCGGCGCTGCCCCTTTCCTCTCCACGGGTCCAGGCAGGGGGTCCCGGTGCCCACCGCGGGGTCCCGCGGGGATTCATTCCCATCTGCGTGGCAGCTGCTCCCGGGAACATCGGCTTCCACTTATCCAGGGTTCCGCTTCCCAGCCTCGCCGGGGCCGCTAAGCAGGAGCAGAtggaggggaggggatgggCGCAGGCGCTGGGTTATGGGGTGGGGGTGCTGCCCTGGCCCCTCTGGGGGGTCCCACTgaccccagcctggctgggaaggagaagcagctgccCCACGGAGcttccctgcatccctctggAGACCTGGGCTTGGGGAAGGCTCCTGGGCCTGGTCCGGGCGTCCTTGGGGTGcctggggggagagggagggtcTGTGGGCACCCTCAGGCCATtctggggtgctgctgcagcgccccaccccagcccagcccccccccccaggacatccctcaCTTCTCCCCCTGGCAGGAGCGACGCCTGAGCcgccagagcagctcccagggaccCGTCCTGCCTCCACCCCCCCGCCCACCCTCACCGGAGCTCggagccccccaaaacccctgggCAACCCTCAGGGAGAGGCGCCTctcctccccctctcccagcACCTGCCACAGGTACGGAgcgggctgggggctgtggggagggggaccCCGCGGCAGGGAAGCCCccagccccatgtccccacgCCGGTTTGTCACCCATGGGTGCTGAGGGAGCCCGTGGAAAGGGTTAACTCACCTGTAGGCAGGTGGGGCCATGGGAGGGCCgggcaggctggggcagctcccagggtgGAGGGAGCAGGTGGAGGACAGGCTGTGGGGTGCAGCCGGGTGGATCCTGGAATCCGGGTGCTGGgatcccccccccaaaatctcccctCGGGCTGCGCCCCGCAGCCAGGGCTCGGAGCCGGCCATGAGGCGCTTGGAGGAGGACTCGGAGGTCTACAAGATGCTGCAGGAGAACCGGGAGCTGCGGGCGGCCCCGCGGCAATCCAGCACCTTCCGCCTGCTCCAGGAGGCTctggaggatgaggaaggaggTGAGGGGGGCACGGAGGGCGGTGGGAGGTCTGGCACGGGGGTTGCAGGACCCTGATGGCCTCGTGTCCCCCCCAGGAGGCCCCGCAGCCCCCTTCCCCAGCCGGCTCTCGGCCGGTGCCCGCAAGCCCGTGGCCGGGGTGCAGAAGCTGCACGTCTGTGAGAAGTGCGGGAGCAGCATCGCgtgagtggggctgggggcctgggggggggggggtcccggggccggGTCCGCCCCTGCCATCCCTCCTGGCAAAGCCAAAAAGGGGCTGCTCTCAAGTGCGGGGGTGGCCCGGGGCAGGATCTGTCCCTGACATTGCTCCCGGCGGGGATAAAATAATCCTGGATGTGGGTGGGGCAGGTCCCGGGGCAGAATCCACCCCAGCTGTCACTGCCGGAGGGGTTAAAATGGGGCTGATtatggggtgggaatggggctgggggccCGGGGGCCCCAGGGCAGAATCCATCCTTGCCATTGCTCCTTCAGGGTGAAAACGGGGGCGGTCCTGGGGTGTGAGGGGGGCCAGGACAGGATCCATCCCTGGCATCGCTCCAGGGCCGCGATGGGGCTGAGCCCGGGTGGGAGGGGAGCCCGGGGACGCACGGAGTGGCTCGGCTgaccccctgtccccacacccccAGGACACAGGCGGTGCGGATCCAGGACGGCCGCTACCGGCACCCGTCCTGCTACACCTGCGCCGACTGCGGCCTCAGCCTGAAGATGCGCGGCCACTTCTGGGTGGGGGACGAGCTGTTCTGCGAGAAACACGCCCGCCTGCGCTACCAGGGACCCCCGGGGGGGCCCGTGCCccgccccgtgtccccccgctCCTGAGCCCCGGCCACCGGCGCCGCGCGGTGGGGTCACCCCAGCATCCCCCGtgcccccagggctgtcccaccCCACTGCGgtagggctgggctggggggctgAGGTCgctgccaggctggggatggatgggatttgCGGGGGGGGATGTGGTGCAGCCGCCCCCTTTGTGGGTGTGTGTGATGAGCTGGGTGAGTTCTCagcctggggacattgggggtgGGGGTCGCTTGAGCACTTGGGTACCGGAGGGGGGCTGGCACGGCTTGTGCACTGACTGCAAAGGGCTTCTCCGAGGAATTAAAGCAGATTCtctttaaatataatatatatttgcTCCACTGCCGTGTCTGCTCTGTGCCggcaccccagggcagggggaaggagggTTCTACCCCAAACATGGGGTGCGGACAgggaccccccagacccctcagcCCCCCTGCCTGCACCCGGGGTGGGGGTCCTGATGCTCCGGTGCCGCTCCTTGTCCTGCTCCCGGGAAGGTCAGGGCTGCCCGCAGGGCTGGACGGCCCCTCCCTGCTCCCGGCCTCCCTGGGAGGTGTCCGGGTTTATTGGGGGCTGTTGGCCGAGGCCTTTGtcctgctccaggtgctctTATCGCCGCTCCCCGCCCTCCGTGCCCGCGTGCACGGAGATGGCTTTGCTGTTATCTGGGCTTTGCTGTTATCAGCGGCCTGGGAGAGACCTGTCCCttgccctgcccctctgcagcagggacagccgGGACCCCGCGCTCCGCTCCTGCCTGGGGTCTCACCGGGGTCTGTCTGGGGTGTGCCACAGCCTCCCGTGAGCCCCGGGCTCGGTCATGGACCTCTCACCATCGAACTCCCAATTAatcatcccagagcagctggggctgcccccggatccctggaagtgtccaaggccaggtcggacggggctgggagcagcctgggatggtggaacgtgcccatggcaggggtgacactgggtgggctttaaggtcccttcccaacCCAACCATTCCGCGGCTCTGTGACACCCGGGgagggatgatgatgatgatgatggtcctgcccttctcctgccctcTCCACACGGGACAAAGAGGAATAAACGCTTTGAGCCCTCCTGGGATaacacagctggggctgggggctgcccggGCAGGGGGcggcccccccacccccgccccgccccggggctgtgccgccccccggccctgccccaTAAAGCAGCGGAGGAGCAGCCCCCGCCCTCCCTGCCCGGCTCCCGGTGCTCCCTGCCCGGCTCCCGGCTCCCCGTTCCCTATTCCCGGTTTTACCCCCTCGCTCCCGGTACATCCCGAGGATGCTGCGCCGCCGCGGAGCCTTCACGGTGCAGCCACTCCGTGGTGACCTCGGTGAGTCGGTGGCCCCTGCGGCTGTGGGGCCCTCCCCGCGTCTGGCCTGGGCTGGGGGTTCCCTCGGGGTCTCCAGCCTGCCAGGATCATGCTGGAGGGGATCCTCAGGGATCTCTGCTTTGAGGTGTCTGTGCTGGAGAGGGAACCTGGGGTCCCTGGAACCCTAATTTGTGTTTGTGCTTGAGAAGGAACCTGGGGGTTCACTACAACGCCCAATTTGTGCTAAAGGGGGTTCCTGGAGCCCTGGTTTTCATCCCACTCTCTGCTGGGAGGGGCCCAGGCTACCGGCAGCGCTGGGAATTCAGGTTTTCCCTTCCCATGTTTGGGCTGATGGGCCGGTGCCTGTCCCCAAATGCGGTGTGGGGGTCCCCAAACCCCAGGGCTCATTTCCGTGTGTGCCACAGCTCCGGCTGTGCCGGGacccctccagcagcagcgtCTGGGGACTGAGCTGCCAACGCGGGGGGCACCCCCAGGAGGAGCTGATGGGGACCCCCCACACCCCTTCTCGCCCTGCCGGTGCCCCCCACGCCGGTGGGGCTCCGGTGACGCCCCCGTGGTGGCGGGAGAAGCGGCCCCTTGGCACGTGGGGACCTGGAGCCTGTGGAATTGCAGCGTGTGGGATTGCACTGggatgctggcagcagccacggAGCTGCGGTGGAGGGGCTGCCCCCCGGAATTCCTGGGATTCAATCCTGCTGGGGCGGACGGGCTGCTCCCCGGCATTGCTGGGATTCAATCCCACTGAAGGGCCGGATTGTCCCGGGGCTGGCCGCGACTTCCCGG is a window encoding:
- the PDLIM2 gene encoding PDZ and LIM domain protein 2 isoform X3 yields the protein MPVTVTLPGPAPWGFRISGGRDFGKPITVSKVTEHGKAATGDLRPGDVIVTINGESTAEMLNVEAQNKIKQSPGQLRLEVERSPAPSPSHTNGDTSPERLATRFQDTLWMRSESQSALRTLDPSLASLTHPPGSASSQPLEQEFTCPSLCQERRLSRQSSSQGPVLPPPPRPPSPELGAPQNPWATLRERRLSSPSPSTCHSQGSEPAMRRLEEDSEVYKMLQENRELRAAPRQSSTFRLLQEALEDEEGGGPAAPFPSRLSAGARKPVAGVQKLHVCEKCGSSIATQAVRIQDGRYRHPSCYTCADCGLSLKMRGHFWVGDELFCEKHARLRYQGPPGGPVPRPVSPRS
- the PDLIM2 gene encoding PDZ and LIM domain protein 2 isoform X2; this encodes MGCPALPGCGGMGGMGSGVDLGDAAAYSHPSHRSQGLRRSPGCHGDPVPPPGDPQRPLPVWICCGMKVWGCCPRWVSDPAVLLGTTLAVSAAPPGAWDPLAPGEEATSLGGQEEAAVAGDTLRGPGSPPRKESAAGAGDPQGAAGTGRPTLCGLWVGGGGLPSASSPRRPGSLTPRSCPPRAAAAMPVTVTLPGPAPWGFRISGGRDFGKPITVSKVTEHGKAATGDLRPGDVIVTINGESTAEMLNVEAQNKIKQSPGQLRLEVERSPAPSPSHTNGDTSPERLATRFQDTLWMRSESQSALRTLDPSLASLTHPPGSASSQPLEQEFTCPSLCQERRLSRQSSSQGPVLPPPPRPPSPELGAPQNPWATLRERRLSSPSPSTCHSQGSEPAMRRLEEDSEVYKMLQENRELRAAPRQSSTFRLLQEALEDEEGGGPAAPFPSRLSAGARKPVAGVQKLHVCEKCGSSIATQAVRIQDGRYRHPSCYTCADCGLSLKMRGHFWVGDELFCEKHARLRYQGPPGGPVPRPVSPRS
- the PDLIM2 gene encoding PDZ and LIM domain protein 2 isoform X1 codes for the protein MGCPALPGCGGMGGMGSGVDLGDAAAYSHPSHRSQGLRRSPGCHGDPVPPPGDPQRPLPVWICCGMKVWGCCPRWVSDPAVVSSRTRPSLPHPPLQTPLARLCQATALALLPRRHRFPALLQLLGTTLAVSAAPPGAWDPLAPGEEATSLGGQEEAAVAGDTLRGPGSPPRKESAAGAGDPQGAAGTGRPTLCGLWVGGGGLPSASSPRRPGSLTPRSCPPRAAAAMPVTVTLPGPAPWGFRISGGRDFGKPITVSKVTEHGKAATGDLRPGDVIVTINGESTAEMLNVEAQNKIKQSPGQLRLEVERSPAPSPSHTNGDTSPERLATRFQDTLWMRSESQSALRTLDPSLASLTHPPGSASSQPLEQEFTCPSLCQERRLSRQSSSQGPVLPPPPRPPSPELGAPQNPWATLRERRLSSPSPSTCHSQGSEPAMRRLEEDSEVYKMLQENRELRAAPRQSSTFRLLQEALEDEEGGGPAAPFPSRLSAGARKPVAGVQKLHVCEKCGSSIATQAVRIQDGRYRHPSCYTCADCGLSLKMRGHFWVGDELFCEKHARLRYQGPPGGPVPRPVSPRS